The DNA window GCGAACAAATGTTATCCAATTTGCTTAATTGATCTAGATTCAAATAATGGCACTGTTATTTGGGCTATTTGCTTATGCTTCTAtatctttattcttttttggggggtggggtgtGGGGGAGAGTTGGAGGGCTTAGCCAAAGACAATGGTGAGTAGCAGAAGTTTTCATCCATCCCCCAGaactttcttgatttgttcTCATCTATTATGTCTATGTATTTGCTGATCATAAATATGCTTAGCTCTACTAACCATTTTGAAATGATACGTACACTTTGTGGCTGCAGGATGGGAAAATTGAAGCAGAAGTCAAACTCACGGGAATTCTCAGTTTGGGAGCATTGCAACCTGGAGAATCTCGAAAATATGGCACCACAATATCACCAGGATTGTATGCACCTGTCCATCAGCACTTCTTTGTCGCTCGGATGAATATGGCAGTTGATTGTAAGCCAGGAGAAGCACACAATCAGGTATTTTGTTGAACAAAAGTTTCCTTGTGCATCCGAAAGTTAAGTAATTTCATATCTCCAGTTTCCAGTTCTTAACTTCTTTATTCTGAGTATTTCTCCAGGTTGTTGAAGTAAATCTCAAAGTTGAAGAACCTGGGAAGGAAAATGTTCACAATAATGCATTCTATGCCGAAGAAACACAGCTTAGGTCTGAATTGCAAGCAATGCGAGACTGTGATCCTTTATCTGCTCGTCATTGGATTGTAAGAAGCCTCACCTGACTGTATCCCCTTTCCATTGATAGAAACAGTATTTCATGTTGCTTTCCTAGCAGAGTCTGCTGAGATATTATGTACTCATAGTAGAATGTGATTCTTAAACATGACCACTGACTGTTGAGAGAGCTAATGTCCTTGGTCATATGACCAATTGTTGTGTCTTTTCTAGATTAGAAAAATTCTATTACAAGCATTCCCTCTCCCTAGTGCTGTAGCCATCAATTTGACTGTGAAAATTTGATTTGTAGGTTAGGAACACAAGAACATCCAACAGAACAGGTCAGCTAACAGGGTACAAGCTGGTACCTGGTCAGAACTGTTTGCCATTGGCTGGTCCTGAGGCTAAGTTCTTGAGAAGAGCGGCATTTTTGAAGCACAATCTTTGGGTTACACAATTTGCACCTGGAGAAGATTTTCCAGGGGGAGAGTTCCCTAATCAAAATCCACGTGTTGGCGAGGGATTAGCTTCTTGGGTTAAGGAAGATCGCTCTCTGGAAGAAAGCGACATTGTTCTCTGGTTAGTTTCTTGGCAACCCTCAAATTATGTTATTACATTGGAGTTGCAGGCTTCAGTTGTATTGCAAATCATCCACACTCAATTTTGGTTACTCTCCAGATCTGGAACTTCAAGTTCTTAGGATAATCCTTTGTTAAATATGTGTTTGAGAAGTTACATATTCCTTGAAGTTCTGATCCACAAGTTTTATCATAGGTATGTTTTTGGAATCACGCACGTTCCTCGATTGGAGGACTGGCCTGTTATGCCTGTCGAACATATCGGCTTTATGCTTCAGGTATTCCGGAGTCACAGATGTTATGtgcttatgttatatttttgtCATCATTTATCTTCTGGTTATATATTGTGTTTACCTTTGGATGTATTGTGTTTGCCAATTTGAGTGCAATTACTCAATTCACTATATACCCAGTTGTCGTTAAAACCTCTCCAGTTTAAGTAATGCTTATTTCTGTCTGGTGCAGCCGCATGGATTCTTTAACTGCTCTCCCGCTATAGATGTACCTCCACCACGGGGATGTGACTTGGAAAGCAAAGACAGTGATGCTACAGAAAATGGTGAATCAAAGCCCACTACTACTGGTTTGACGGCCAAGCTTTGAAGGGTTTTTGGTTCATAAAGTAGTCCTTTCGTATTGTCTGCTGTGCATACACACAACACGCAaacttctatttcttttttctttcaatagaGTCCTGGAAATTGGTGCTGCCACATGGATATTGCTACTGTAAATGACATGTTTTAGCAAAGCATGTACTGTTCATTGACCTTGCTCATTCTTACTTTGGAAAACTAATATTTCTACGTATTCAATGCACAACCAACTTTCTACATGCGTGTTGATAATAGCTGTTGAATTTGGTGTGTTTTAACTTTTGATTATATGTGAATCTAAGAGATATCAAAGTCAGACTAACTTAACTTTGAAAAATGCGACAGCCTAGTAGCTTGTTCTTGGTGTCATCTAATCTTAGATTTAGTCTAATGACAGCTTAGTTAAAAAATAAGTCAAGGACACTATGTTCTGTTTGACAGATAGCATGAAGTAATATTTGACCAAATAAACTTATAAATCATTAAACAAAAATGCAACAACAAATCCATTTTTAATCTAAACTCCTGAGATAATGCAGTAATAAGGAACTGCACTTCTGGCCAAAACTTCACAAAGAAGATGGAAATTTTGTACATTTCTATGTATATATAAGAAGATgaaatttacaaaattttagatACGGTGGAACACATCAAGATTTTCCCCACTCAatggattattattattattattattactgaaATTTTCTTCATTCTTGATCCCAACATAAGGATACTGAATCAGAGAATCAATTTTGTTGTCAGCATCCCATTCCAACATTTCATTCATCTGAATTCCAGCAGAACTATAATGGCTAATCATAGTATTTGAACTGTTACTTGTactcattcttgaagttgagcTATCAGAAATACCACTCTCTGTTGTCATCTGTCCATGTTGGAAATTTGAGCAAAACCCAAAATCTTGACTCCCTTCAATTTGGTTGTGATGATAAACATAAGGTCCAATTGGATTCACATTTGCTTGGAACTCATACAGAAACAGAGGATCAAAGACTTGTTTACTCACAAGTTGGTTTCTTGAAACTTCTGTTAACTGTCTAGTAATTGCTTCACTGTTGAAATTTCTTTTACTATTGAAGTGAAATGGTTGCTCTATTTCAGCTGAGTTTGACATATTTGGGAGCAAACTTGAGGCCTTATCTGTATAATTTGTCTCATTTCTTACTTGATGGTTTTCACTTAGTGGCTTGTGGGTATTTGGATCAATCCCTTGCTTTATTAGCTTCCTCTTCAAATTTGAATTCCAAAAATTCTTTATCTCGTTATCTGTTCTCCCCGGTAATTTTGCTGCAATTTGTGCCCATCTGGCCCCAAAAAATTAGCAAATAAACAATTGTCAAAACAACCCAAAAGATGAAGGGAAattaaataagaagaagaaaaaaacacattttttgttcaaaattcttctttggtctttatacaaacaacaacaatatactcaGTGTAATCCCACTAGTAGGGTATGAGAAAGGTGGTATGTACGCAGCCTTACCattaccttgtgaaggtagagaggtgaATCTGATAAACCCTCGGTTCAAGTAAAGCATAATGAATTCccgtatggaaaaaaaaatacagtaATGCAAATGAGAAGATAACATATGAGTAACAGTTACATTTATCTAATAAGAAACAAGTATTAATGACCTGTTTCCAACAACTTTGTGTAGAGTAATGATCATATCCTCTTCTTCTTGTGAAAACATTCCTCTTTTAAGATCAGGCCTTAAGTAATTTATCCATCTTAATCTGCAACTCTTTCCACATCTTTGTAAACCTACAAGAATTTCTCACacaatcaaaatatcatcattcCAATTCCATTACTATATACCAACAAATGAGTCAGTCTAGTACACAAAGCATCCCGCGTTAGCAGGCTTCGATGAAGGGTTGCACCCTAAGGAGTGTAATATAGACAGTCTATcctaatacaagcattagtGACTGACTGCTTCCACGACTCAAACTCGTGACCTAACTTTATCATTGATCCAAATGAAATGGTAAGAATATAATACCAGCTAGCTTAGGGACTGAACTCCAACATCCAACACCAAATCTAGTGATATAATTGTAcaatttttcatcttcttctggTGACCACAATCCTTTCCTTGTTTTTTCCTTAACAAAAACAGAGTGGCGCCCCATTGGACTAgggttttcaaaaaaattaatgatcTAATAAGAAATAAGAGTAGTAGATCATATTCAGGCTAATTACAACGTTATAActaaattacaaggttataactTTCACCaagaattatatataatttgaacaaGTGTGGAGTGATGTGAAAGTTGGAATTTAAGGTTGAAGAGCTAGAGAGAAGAGAAGCTAGGTGAGGCAATTAAGTGGTTTTTACGCAAATTTGGTGATGCCTTGTGGATTCTATATTAAGATATCTTTGGGGATCTTTATAATTATTCTAACTTTCaaggggaaaaaaaaaagaggaagaagaagctaAAGTACTATAATATTATCTGTTTTGGGTCAAGTCTACACGTTTGCCTCACATCACTAACAAGTCTTACATCTTATGTGtagtttattaattttatcaacGGTCCATGTAGGACTTTGTTTACACACCCACCCCACACCTTTACATTTCACCAATTATTGGGGCATAGAGAGAGAAATGGGATCAATTTTATAATAAGGGAAGCAAATGCAAGTAGAAACGTACGGATTCAAGATTTAAGTTTTACGAGTTCAACTTATAAGCATTGAACctattatattcttaaaattATGAATCCATACCTACTATATATTACAATGGTAATAAACTTCTTT is part of the Solanum stenotomum isolate F172 chromosome 8, ASM1918654v1, whole genome shotgun sequence genome and encodes:
- the LOC125872189 gene encoding transcription factor MYB86-like; the encoded protein is MGRHSVFVKEKTRKGLWSPEEDEKLYNYITRFGVGCWSSVPKLAGLQRCGKSCRLRWINYLRPDLKRGMFSQEEEDMIITLHKVVGNRWAQIAAKLPGRTDNEIKNFWNSNLKRKLIKQGIDPNTHKPLSENHQVRNETNYTDKASSLLPNMSNSAEIEQPFHFNSKRNFNSEAITRQLTEVSRNQLVSKQVFDPLFLYEFQANVNPIGPYVYHHNQIEGSQDFGFCSNFQHGQMTTESGISDSSTSRMSTSNSSNTMISHYSSAGIQMNEMLEWDADNKIDSLIQYPYVGIKNEENFSNNNNNNNPLSGENLDVFHRI